The following DNA comes from Malania oleifera isolate guangnan ecotype guangnan chromosome 12, ASM2987363v1, whole genome shotgun sequence.
GTTCTTTGAATCCCATCCTTCAGGGAATCATGCAAATCTAAAACTTGAAAGAGAAGAATTTGTGAAAGCAACAAGCTATAAAAGTTGTTTGATAGATGAAGGTAACAACCTGTGAAACTTTTAGGCTTGAGTAGCGATCAGCTGAAAAAGAAGGTTTGGATGCCAGAAGTTGTGGATCACTGTGTGGAACGCTCTCCAGAGGGAGTTGGCTAATAGAATCTTCAAAAGCATTCCAAGGCTGCTCAGACATACAAGTGCAAAATTATAACATGCTAGCTTAAGAAagtaataaaatataaaacaaaattccCATGAAAGAAGCTGGTAGGGTTTTATTGAAACCAACCATGTACCAAGTGTAACTTTTCATAATTTACTCAAAACCCTGGAAAGATCAATAATTACATAGATTATAATATTTACCTCCATGCTTGCGCCAGTGGAGCCTTGATTATGCATGCCCTCCGGCCAAGGATTATACATCGCCAGAGGCGGCCCACAAGCACCAGAACTTTGAAATGGTGGCCACTGAATGCTCGGATTTGAGGATAAATTTTGGTCAAATTTTCCAAAAGAACTTACTTCACTAGAAGGAGCTCTTGCAGAGGTTTGATTTTCATTTCCCAGAACAGAAGCCGTTGATTGAGATGTATCAAATGTTGCCCACCCTTCATTTTTTGGGACAGAGGACTCTGGTGAGTTTTTAGCCAAAGTTATTGCAGACTGCTTCTGACCAATCTCAGGAAATAAGTTTGGAGGTGGAGGCCCAGAGGTTTGGAGAGAGGGGTGTAAATGCATAGGTGTAGCTGAAGACAATTGAGATGATTGAAACAAATCTACAGATGGAGCTGATGATGTCACTGATGACGGAAACAGATCAATGTTAGATGAAGCGGATGATGCAACAGTTTCAGTTGCAACTGGTGCCTTGAAAAGGTCTAAGCCACCAGAATTTCGACAAAAAGATGATTGTGGTACAGATTGAAAAGTAGACTTAAAATCCTGGTAGGTTCCAGCCAACCATTCGGGTTCTGAGCCAACATCCACTACACCACCAGAATTTACCGACTTGAGAGACACTGAGTTGCCTTCAGCTGATCCAGCGCTGCCTAAAGATACAGTTCTCTGAATAAAGAAATTTGATGTCAGATGATGGAAACGGGTGAGCACAGCAAGATCAAAACATACATGCAATATGGTAGATAATACACAAGTGGTTTCAGCAAGGACATGTAGCCActtaactaaattattaatttattacaaACAGCAGTAGACAGACTGCTCAAGAAATGACAATAATAATTTTATTGCCCTACGGTCGACACCGACATCTCTGACACTGAATTTCAACACTTTTTTGTCATTATATTTCCAACTTATTATTACAATAGTCTCGTCTATCACAACTCCCTGAATTTTACAAAAGGAGGAAACAGAAAATCATCCAAGAAGCTTCACAATGAAACAGGCAAATattattcttaatattttctcaaataaaatttcaatttgttcaAACTTCATATCTCTAAGTTGAAAAAAGATCTAGCGAAGCTCATATTCACTGACAGGAAGAAACTCAGCATCTCCTTCagatttatttaatgaaaaaagAGAAGCGCCCAACCACACTTTTATTGAATTCATGATGTACCTCTGGCCAAGGGAAAAGATAACTCTAAAACAAGGCAATAATATTCCACTACATGCAGGATAAGCATTTAAGTGAATTCACGATGTAACTCTGCCCATGGGAAAAGATAACTCTAAAACAAAGCAATAATATTCCACTACATGCAGATAAGCATTTACATTGCACAAAGGACAGCAAGCTTTTTCACGAACTATTCAACAGATAAAACAATCAGCATCAAATTTCAAAGCACCCCGATGATTTATAACAAGTCCTTTTTCTCAGAGTGTCTGCACATGAATAATTTGACATTTGTTATCGAAAGGGTACGTTTAGGCCATTGATTTTATTTCagcatttatctttcaaaaaCACAAGTTTATTgtaatattaaacaattttctaAGGTTAGAAGATGCAAAGGGGCGGGTTGTGTATTGCAGTCATAGGACTCATAGCAGCAGATGCAGCAACAACTGAAACAGAAACAGCCTTTTTGATCATCACCAGTGAAACAGCATCTCCATATGGGGACTAGACAGCAAGGATGGCCGAGGCGACTATGTTTTCATTTGAAGATGGGAATGCATCGGATATCGAGTGGAGTGGGCTGGGATCCTTCATGATTGTGTTAGACTTGGACCAGATATTACAGTAAAGAATTTGGCATGCGCTGGGCAAGTGAACAGGCCCAAGCTCCAAATGCTTTGAGTTGTCAGCAGGACAACTCCTAAATACCACAAGTTCTGATCAGGCCCATAACCACGCCCACACCCATGCCCATGCTCAATGgactaaataaaagaaagggtCCATTTGAGAACCCATTTCGTGGTGGGACTCAGGAATCTGAAGGGAGGATTAACCTGGCAGGTAATAAAACAGAGGCGCATTCTGGGGGCTTTAAATGAATGAGCCAGTAAGATTTAGAAATAGATGGGCATCTTAATCAGGCCCAATATTCTAGGTTACTAAAGAGGAGTCCTGAGCATGTGAATAGGATTACACTAAGAAGGAGGATACAAATCAGGGGTCAGGGATTATTTTTGGAAGCATTCATTCTTGCAAGCCCCAATAGGCCTGTTTCCCAGTTGGTGAAGAAGAATACAAGCACTCCATCTTTTGCATACTAGGGTTAATGATAAGTTACACATTACAGGTGAGAAAAAAGCTGAGAATAGTAATGATCCTACTGAAAGTGGGAGAATGGCTGAAGTCATACTCAGTGGGAGGGGGATTAGATGAGGATTTTCAGAGCAGAGGAAATTATGTGGGGGATAAGGGTACTGGGAAGGAAAGCACATATGACAATATTACTAGTAATAAAGTTTATCTCCCAGTGATGGTATTCTGATGGGAAAACCGAAAAAATCTTAAGAAGAAATGCTGAAGGAAGTCTGTGTATCATGGAATCATTGAGTGGTCAGAAGGGGGATATAGATGGGAGGGTTAGCAAAGGGAAAGAAGGAAATTTGGGGTGATGTCTCGGAGAGCAATAGTGTTGGCACTAGTCAGATTGATCACGATGGTGGTTTGCTCCAGGAcaaatttttggggaaaatatggCTGTGGTCCTGATTTGTCTGATTTACTCGAGGATTTATCATACATACCTCCATTGCCAATGCAATGTCCGGAGGGTATCCCTATCTTTGCGGATGATGGAATGGGCAAAAAACAGTAGCATAAGGATGGGATTTTGCCTACTCCAGTGGAAGGCATAAATGGAAGCACTTAGAATCTCAGAAATTGCTGGATAAAGATGAGCCTGTGGCTGTCTGATCCTGGAGGAAATAAAGTTCAGTTGGATGCGGTAGAAGGAAGACAAAACGGGGGCAATAGGAATTAGCTAATCTGCAGTGTTCTGTAATTTAAGGGGTTGAAGAAGGGTTCTCTTAATTAGGGCctgtttgtattttattttaattatattttttaattgttctTCGATTCAAAGacaaaatgagcatttgttcaaccaagtttttaatttgttttagttttagaaatattaaccaaacaaaaAGGTCTtctgtttttagtttttgtttctgattATTAGTTTACATTTTTGTTTCTTgctttcataatttttgacaatgataccaattGTCTCCTTAGCTTCTgatttcccttttttttattcAACTACTTAATTTTTCGTTGAGGATTTCTTGTCCTCTTTTGTGTTTGTAATTCTTCTCCTTTCttcatacaatttcctttcttaTTACACCCCCATTGGCAACGTCTTAAAAATTAAGTACTTTTTCAGGTAAGTATTTATGTAAGTACTCATGTCAATAAGTAGTGTTTGGTATGCATTTTAATAAGTACTtgtttcaaaaataactttttcaaactactttttttaaaagaaaataaatgttTTCTGAAGGaagtatttttttggaaaaagtaCTTATCTGAAAAAGTACTTAATAATTAATTACAGACTACATCTAAAGAAGTACCTTTTTCCAGAAGAGTACTTTTCTGTAAGTAGTTCCAAACAATCCCTAAAAAAATAAGATGACGCAGAAAGGTATGCTTATTCTAAATTTATTTTGGATGTAACTTCTCTATTTAATATTTGTGAATTGTTGCTTTCATTCTGTTCTTTTTAACCAAACAAGCAACTTAATTCAAGTAATTAACTGGTTGAGAATGATCAGAAATTATGACAATTACATACTTGTTGAAGTCCAAAGAATAATGCTAAACCGCTGGAATTTTTGCCTAAAATTACTTGAATCTCTATAACAGAAACAAGATCTTTCTTTTTTCCAGACCACAAAAGAAATGAAATTACAAACTAGGAGAAAAAAAAGACACAAAGAGGTCCTGAAAAGTAAAAACAAACAAGGAAATAAAACTTacaaaaactaaattaaaaaaccTCTTTTAAACCATTTTCGTTGCAAAAAGGGTCAGATGATTTCTGGACACCCCTGCCACACGAATGATTCCCAGATTGTGACTCAGGCTTTTTAGCCAAAGCAGAGACCTGTTCAGATCTGTCAGCCTTGAAAGATTGCTGGCTTCCCAAGGATTGCTGGGCTTTCAGTCCTCACTAGAAACACCCCAACGAGCCTTGAGGAATCCTTAGCATGAGAAGAAGATACAGCTAAGCcacaaaatttccttttctccagCGGTGCTGCATCCCTGTTGGCAACACACAAAAACCGCTCTGCTTCCAGTCCTTTATGCTAGGTCTGTCCATAAATAATCCCCCTTTCCTTAAATGGGCAACCCCACAGCTTGTACCAGAGTGTGTGCCAGGCCTTTAGAAGAGCCTGCTGAGCCCAACAATCAATGAATTACCACAATAAAGACAAAAATCTCCATTTTTTGTGAGTGGTGCCTAAGCTACACCTTTTACCACCCCATTTCATCAAGATCTATTTTTCATCTAATTGAACTCCGAATGTCTGGCATTAAGAATCCTACAATTTTTCTGTTCAACAGCTGGCTTTAGCACCTTCAAACCTCAGGAGTGAAGAAAGAATGATCATTTCCCTTAAAACTCCACCTTATCACATTGCTTCTAGTAGACCAAAGCACCACCCAATATCAATAATTCCAAATCTCTTCTGACAATGATGgaaacaaccccccccccccgggtggCCCCcacccaaaaacaaaaaatcaatgGAAGGCACTACTCACCAACCCAATGAGCAGCAAGTTTTGAAAgtatgaaaccctaaaccatttttttactcaaaaatttcaaaaccaacaAAAACACAAAATTGCTGCACCAAGCTTCTCTAGTCTCAGATCATAGGATTTTCGTCCAATCTAGACTGTTTTCTGATGGACATCCTGATGTAGGACAGCAACAAAATCTTGGTGAGAATTAAGGAAGACAGAAAAGAAGCagagaagaagatgatgatgatgaagaacaaaaagGGAGAGGTGTTGGTTACTGTGGGAGGCAGTTgaaagggtaggggtagacctaaaataacttaggaagagatagtgagtaaggatttaatatccctgaatctgttaaaagaaatggtccatgatcgcataaattggcagaaaaggattcatatagccgaccccacctagcgggatttaaggcttggttttgttggtGTTGCTGTTGTATAGGGAAATCAAGAGGTGGCACAAAATGCATTGCATCATCAATCACCACAGAAGAGTATCTTAAAGATCCTCCAACTGCAAGTAGCACAGAAGGCTCCACTGTCATCCGATTAAATAACAAGTCCTCTAAACAAGAAACCAATTTAGTATCCAAATCTATTGGCAGCCCAACCAAATATGCGTTCAGTTGATACTCTAGACTGGTGAGAAATGTTTCCctcaattttttcattttttttatttttttggctgAAGATGTAGATGGAGGAGATGCCAGTGATGGATGCACTTTACAGGATGGAAGAGGAATCATCTCAAGGGGATTTTCAATAATTAGTTTCCATGACTAAAGATTTTTCAACAAACTCTAGAGCAAGTAATTGTTGATAATTCCTTAATTAGAAATGGAAATTGAGGTCGAAGAGTGGGGTCATTGACGAACATATCTGGCGTAGTGATGGATGCACATTTATTGGATGGAGGAGAAATAATCTGAACGGGTTTTTCAACAGTAGGTTCCATGATTAAAGATTTTTCAACAAACTCTGGAGGAAGTAATTGTTGCTTATTCTTTGggttagaaatgaaaattaagGCCGAAGAGTAAGGTAATTGACAAATATGTGTGTCCTAGTAGTAAGCAACTCATTTTGAAGTTCTTGGCAAGTCTCAATGCCAAGTTTGGTGACAGATCCATCTCTCGCCTAAAAGAACCAACAGCATTTAGGGTCACCAAAGACAAGTCTAAGGCTCTATTTTCATAAGAAGATTCATGACTCATGTCCACTGAAGAATAAAAAACTGTGAACTAACAATATGCAAATCATTTACATAGTTGTGAGATTCAACTATGCACCAATTTGCATGAGTACTACTAACATTTGACTATTTATTTCAACAATTTGAGTTCTTTTCTTGATCATCTTGGATGGGATTAAGAGTCTTATGACTCTTGACCACTTGGAAATTGATCAAGCCTAATAGTGGGAATATGGATAAGTAAATGGATAAATCTCTCAGCTTCCAAAGCCATGTGGTAATAAGCCTCAAATAGAGTGGAGAGACATTTAACTTTTTGGCAAAATAATCTTCTTCTGATTTCATCTCTCaaatctttttttcttcttttttaaatatattaacaaAATCACCACTCTAGGTTCCTCACTAAGCACACATTGATACATGAGATCTTCAAGTCTAAGGTAATATTCAATGACACTAGAAAAAAGTTAACTAAAATTACAGAATTGGTCCACAAATTGCTCCCTATAAGAATGTGAGGCATATTTTTCTCTTaaaatatatctcatttcaaactAAATGGTATCAGGTAGTTCTTCAAGATAACTTTTGTCCCTCTCAACGATTTGACAATATTCCTTTGCCAAACTAATAAGTTTTGATTTAGGGAAGTAGAGACTTTGGTGGTCACACAATCCACACCAATTAAAACAATTCTCCATGTCATCCACTGGTGTCCTCCATTACATCCTCACCATTACATTTGAAAATCATCCTGTCAAGCAATCACCAAAAGGATAGAGAGGCAGACAAGCAAGGACTAGTTCTCAACTAGCATGAGAAAACAAGGCCATGCACAAATTTTTTCAAGTCTCAACCTATCCAaaataagtactttaaatgtAAACTTATGTAATTTTGGTTTTAACTTAATTACTTTTAAGAATGttatcttatttttaattttaaaaataatgatactTTTTTTCCTCACAAATGATTCACGCCACTCCATGTTTATATAGCATAGATGTAGATTATGACAATTAGATATTTATTGTTCATTGATATTTAATGAcacttttttcttttaaattattCACTGCTTAGCCAAAGAAGCCAGATCCTTCTTAACCAACACAGAAAGCAAATCAAAGCCATACACTAAAAATTTCAAGTTCCTATCATAATACAAAAATTCCATACataaaaatgtaaggtaaggctgTGTACTATACCCATCATGATTCGCCCCTTCCATGGACCTTGCATATGCGTCGTGCACTAGACTCcgcattttttttataataaaagaagaatttcattaatagaataagaatatacagctAGGAGAATAAGACACCTCCTTAACAAAGTCTGGAAAATCCAGATTTAAAAAAACACAAAGAAAAAACCTAAAGACTAAAAAACAAGAGACAGAAAAACCAGCACGAACGAACACTCCAACACATAACGCCAATCGtgctgaatatcagaaaagctAACCCACTTAAAATTCCCTtgtcccacacaccaaagagaagccaaataatgtattCCCAAACCAGCAACTGAGACGATTTCTTCCTTAGAAAAATGCACACATTACGCTCCATCCACAACCCCCAAAAGACGGCCAAAACAAAAACACATTTCTAAAGcgctgccctttcctttttcctacCAAAATCCAGCAAAAACACAGCCAAAAAGTCCTCCACCGTCTTGGAACTCACCCAACATTAGCCTAAAATACCAAGTAACTTATTCCAAACACTCCAAGCAGagtcacaatgaatgaacaaatgtgATGATGATTCTGAACAATTAAAGCAAAGAACACATGTCTGGAGATATAGCCTTCAAATGTCTTCTAACCTGTGGCAGGCTATTGGTATTAATTCTAACAAGCGcaaccaaccagataaaagccttaatttcaaaggggactttggccttccaaatggaacCATAGAGAGGAAAAGATACATTAGACCTACACAAAAAGATTTGTGAATAAACCCCCGAAGGATCCATAGACCAAGACCACCTATCCTCTAAAGAAAAACGAAAATTATTCAACAAGATTAGCAAAGAGGATAGCTCTACCATATCCCTATCATTTAATGATCTACAAAAGTGGAAATTCCAAGAAGGCAAAGTACCACATGGACcaacaacaaaagaaaaaatacaacCATTCTACCCTGAGCTTAGACGAAAAAGGCGTGGAAAAGAGGTAGACAAAACTACATTCCCTAACCAAGGATCTTTCTAAAAAACCAATATTATTACCTCTTCCCACTAGGAATTTAATATGGGGAAATGAAAGGGGATAACTTTCAAAGAAAGCTTTCCATAAACTCTCTAAAGTACATCTAAATCTCAAactagtatcccacccattctcatctaaTCCATACTTTCTTTTAAAACCAAATGCCACGGGGAAGAATTCTCTTGTGGAATTCGAAAACCGCCaagccatttagccaaaagagtTGTGTTTTCAGACATCAAATTtccaatacccaaaccaccctcctgTTTAGACCTACAGGCCACTCCCCAActtaccaaatgatccctaaaaccCCCTACTCCCAACCACAAGAAATCCCTCATTATCTCCTCAATCTTAATAGCAGCCCCCGCCAAAATCTtggaaatcaaaagaaaatataaaggaatacTAGAAAGAGAGGCCTGGATAAGCGTAATTCTACCACCAAGAGAAAAAAGAGTGTCTTTCCACCCATCCAGTCTCTTGAACACCCTTTCAACAACAGGATCCAAAAGCTAGCAAATCAAGGGTTAGCCCCCAAAGGAGCCCCAAGATAGGATAGCTGCCAATCCAAAACACTACACCCTACCTCCGCAGATAGCTCCCTAACACAGTGACACTCTCAACAGACATATTGAGAGCCACAAAACCGCTCTTTTCCATATCAATTTTAAGCCCAGAAAAATTCTCAAAAACCTGAAGGAAACCCAAAATATTCTTAAAGGATGGTATATGGTCCTCTAGAAAAAAGATAGTATCATCAGCAAACTGAAGGTGCAAGACCCTAACCCCCTCTCTCCCCACCTCCAAACCTTTCATTAAACCTCAAAAGCAAAGCTAAAAAAGAAGACTGCACCATGATTGATCCAAAGGGAATGTGTGGCTTTAAAAATTCTCCCATCATGATCCGTCCAAATGACCAAGTAGTTACAAAAAAAACTAACAGTTAAGACATCATCAACGATTACATCACTACAGACACGTGCGGAGTTGCAACTGGACAGAGCCAAGTTTTGATGAGGGAGGGAAAGAGCGCCCactgtaattttttgaaaaaacaatACAATATATAGTAAGTATATAAATATCAAAGTTAAAATATGATTGTGTCCCTCActaaaattataatataataaattatattaacaGTATTAACCAAAGTGGAGATTATCGGTCAAAGTGGCAAATGTCAAATTGTTCCCCAAGGGGGGCCTCATTTGTTCAATGCATATGGAACTTCCATGTTGGAGGTTTCAAGTTCAAACTTTCAAAAGTTCACTTTTGGAAAACTatgttttacatatttttatatttctcttcctttttgTGCAAGAATATATAAGGCCCCACTTGGTTAAGGATCCACAATCTTGTATACAAATCcttgtttttgaaaatgaaaacagtaaattttattttgattattttgtattcaaaaatgtgtttggataattaaattcaagtttagttttctaaaaatgaaaataggaaatgAGTTTGGCAGTTTCAGGGGTGGGTAGTCGTGAACGATGAAGACAGCTGCAGGTGGTGAATGGCAGCAGGGCGTGGAATTGGCAACAGTGAGTGGGGGTGATGGGAGGTGGTGAGTTTGGTGGCAAGCGGAGGTGGCTGGTAGTGAGCAGCGGTCAATGGCAGTTAACAGTGATGGGAAGCGGTgcatggtggtggtggtggtaggGGAGATTGTGAAATGGGATAAGAAAGGGTTGAAAGTTTTAACTTTTATCCAGATtcatataaatcatcatatacaatCCGGAAAACAGTTTCGTAAAAATGACTGAACAAacacattttctttttatttcttgtATCCCTTGTTTTGTGGACACAGAAAAATGAAtctggaaacttaatcaaacggGCCCTAAGTTGCTTCCGACTGCAGGAAAATTCTGGGTACACACACTGTTGCAGATGCACAAaattttgaacaatcaatcattGTCTGGATTCCAAGAATAGGTAAATTACATAATATTGGATGTCTTCCCCCGAAAAAATACACATCAATCATACCAGTATCATATACATTAAATACAGTGAAGTCCACTGTCCATgccttgaaaattgaaaatacaaTAATGAATCATTGCATTAATATGTTAGGGAAAAGAAACATGTAGGtagattttatatatttttttatccgTACATGTAGGCAAATTTTGCTTGAACCTTTAGTAGCCTAGGACGTTTACGGTATTAACAAGAAATAACACAAGCAATTTATTCacttgttaattaaaaatttacttgGTAAGTCACACGCTGTCATAGCTTCAGCTCATTAAATCACTTCATGCAAACAGAGTAAAGGTCAGACTCAAGTTCAAACAGCCCTGAAAATCCGACCATCAGAGCCCACATTGGATAATAGcttctttgaaaaaaataaaaagcaatgcatttttttttaaagaactattttgattaaattttaattttaagatgACATCATAACAGTGAATAGAATACAACCCATATTATTTCCAGTTCTTAGGCCTGACAAATTGGTTCATAACATCCATCAATCATATAAGAAACCATCACAAATATGCTTAAGTTGATAATCGAGTAAATGCTatatttttctaataaaaaaaagcAAGTGAAATTACCTGTGGGCGTGGAATCCCATCCGCATCTCTCTTGGTATTTGCTTCTGAGAATACATTTGATGATTGACGCTGTATATCTTCAGTTAAGGCATCCCCATGAGGGTGAATAGGAGGGCTGCTTAATCCAGTGTCCTTCTGGAAATTCGGTGACTGGGTATCAGATCTGACTGGATCCCCTCCACTAGACACAGAATAATCTGAAACTCTAGAAACAGAGCCCTCATTTGCAAACCTGTCCTCGTACATTTGCTCACTGAATCGACCAGGGCTGTAAATAAAACTAGATATTTTCCCTTCATAGAGACCTCGATCTGAACCAGGCTTCCGTGTAAGCATAGCAGCTTGTTTTCCATATCGTCGATCTTCATATTGATAGTCATAAGGTGGACTTTGAGAATAAGAGTGGTATGAACTGGCTCTTCGAGTCTGATCTTCATGGTTTCTAAGACTCTGTCATGTTCATTAATATACCATGTGTCAGCTCGTATTCTTGATTGAAATGAGACAATTTGAAATGAAAATCTAAGGACAATGCTAAGATCGGCTCAGAAAGAAAATTTTGATCCACTTCACAATAAATAAAGATATGAATTAGGAATGGATTGCCTGCATATCTCTTGGAGGCTTGTCATGGATCTTCCCTCCAGCATATCTCCTATCCACATATACACTCTTTATGAACTCCCGCACTTTATCGACATTGCTGCAAGaaacatgacatggttagtaaTAACATCTTTGCAATGTGCAAATTGTCTAGCACCTTGAGCTGTGGCTTTGTTGGCACCTGCTATCAGGCAATCTTCGCCTTTGTGAGTCCCAATCATTCAAAAACATTTCCCTTGCACGCTGAAAAAGGTAGACGCATCATAAACTTGATGATAAGGAACTCTTTCTGCcaagagaaaaagaaattcacCAATACTTCTACCTGATTGCCACCTTTCTGAAGAGCTTCAACTTCTTGAGAAGTAAACTTGGCCATGGATACAGACTTCACACGGTGAGTAAATTCACGACTGTACAACACAAAAGATAAGAACACATTTATTTCTTATTAAAAAagaacaaatatttcaaagtacCAAGTCTACATAGCATGGCATGAACAACATCGATCGGCAACAACAAAATAAATTTCCACCATGTTTCTAATCATGTGTGCATAAAAAGTAAATTCACAAAATATAGAATTCAGCCACATGTCAATGTACAACAAGCAAGTTAACAGAATATAATTTTTCTCTTACATGATATGAAATTGCCAGCAAGATGTACTGAAAATTTTGTTTATCAAAACATAGTGACAGTAAAAAATGTAACATATTTAATTCCTAGGGCCAGATACTATGAAGCTTTGAATAACAGAAGAAGATACTGTAtgcactttatttttatttatgagtTTTCATTCTGTCTTCCTTTATCTTTCTGAACTTTTCTAATCTATTCTATGGAAAAAATATGATAAAggctgttaaagcttgatatacattgttggcccacaacctaatagcttaagcttttaggtaaagtggttatctaacatggtatcagagctggttactaggaggtcctggattctagtcttgttgcccaggTTTATTCTatggtgtttaaaaaaaattattgttttccctatcatgggtgttatttattgtgtgtttatcccTTCACGTGCTGCcgggctgcacgtgcgggggagtgttaaagcttgatatacattgttggcccacaacctaatagcttaagc
Coding sequences within:
- the LOC131144634 gene encoding probable ADP-ribosylation factor GTPase-activating protein AGD14 produces the protein MGSRKEEERNEKIIRGLMKLPPNRRCINCNSLGPQYVCTNFWTFVCITCSGIHREFTHRVKSVSMAKFTSQEVEALQKGGNQRAREMFLNDWDSQRRRLPDSSNVDKVREFIKSVYVDRRYAGGKIHDKPPRDMQSLRNHEDQTRRASSYHSYSQSPPYDYQYEDRRYGKQAAMLTRKPGSDRGLYEGKISSFIYSPGRFSEQMYEDRFANEGSVSRVSDYSVSSGGDPVRSDTQSPNFQKDTGLSSPPIHPHGDALTEDIQRQSSNVFSEANTKRDADGIPRPQRTVSLGSAGSAEGNSVSLKSVNSGGVVDVGSEPEWLAGTYQDFKSTFQSVPQSSFCRNSGGLDLFKAPVATETVASSASSNIDLFPSSVTSSAPSVDLFQSSQLSSATPMHLHPSLQTSGPPPPNLFPEIGQKQSAITLAKNSPESSVPKNEGWATFDTSQSTASVLGNENQTSARAPSSEVSSFGKFDQNLSSNPSIQWPPFQSSGACGPPLAMYNPWPEGMHNQGSTGASMEPWNAFEDSISQLPLESVPHSDPQLLASKPSFSADRYSSLKVSQVGTLAHASDRKSTNPFDIPYESEEPNTMFLDMSPLHSALPNGQLQTSFLGGASQPWFSQNAVATFIPAAPQGGMAYMAGQAPGSQLPSVPTQGPVASIGGNPFA